A window of Pedobacter lusitanus contains these coding sequences:
- the bcp gene encoding thioredoxin-dependent thiol peroxidase — protein sequence MSELKEGQKAPEFTAADQDGNTVTLGQFEGKKVVLYFYPKDSTPGCTAEACDFRDNYQGLKAKGIEVLGVSVDDEKSHQKFIAKHSLPFTLLADTDKKIVEAYGVWGEKNMYGKKYMGTNRTTFVIDENGVIAHIIKKVDTKNSTAQILELLNS from the coding sequence ATGAGTGAATTAAAAGAAGGTCAGAAAGCCCCTGAATTTACCGCAGCAGATCAGGATGGAAACACAGTTACACTTGGACAGTTTGAAGGTAAAAAAGTGGTTTTATACTTCTACCCGAAAGACAGTACTCCGGGATGCACTGCCGAAGCCTGTGATTTCAGAGATAATTATCAGGGACTAAAAGCTAAAGGTATTGAGGTTTTGGGTGTAAGTGTTGATGATGAGAAATCACATCAGAAATTTATCGCCAAGCATAGTCTTCCTTTTACCTTACTGGCAGATACGGATAAAAAAATTGTGGAAGCTTACGGCGTTTGGGGAGAAAAGAACATGTATGGCAAAAAATATATGGGAACCAACCGTACTACTTTTGTCATTGACGAAAATGGGGTAATTGCCCATATCATTAAGAAAGTTGACACCAAAAACTCTACAGCACAAATCCTTGAGTTATTAAATAGTTAA
- a CDS encoding transketolase, translated as MKHTINELEDIVSQVRRDIVRMVHGCQSGHPGGSLGCAEFMTALYFETMNHSTDFKMDGKGEDLFFLSNGHISPVFYSVLARAGYFEVSELATFRKLNSRVQGHPTTHEGLPGIRIASGSLGQGMSVAIGAALTKKLNKDHSLVFSLHGDGELQEGQNWEAIMFAPHNKVDNLIATIDYNGQQIDGPTEKVLSLESLQAKFEAFGWHVITSNGNNMEDIVKTLEYAKSLTGKGRPILNLMSTQMGHGVDFMVGSHKWHGTAPNDAQLASALDQNKETLGDY; from the coding sequence ATGAAACATACAATCAATGAATTAGAGGACATTGTTTCTCAGGTACGAAGAGATATTGTAAGAATGGTGCATGGCTGCCAGTCCGGACACCCGGGCGGATCACTTGGCTGTGCGGAATTTATGACAGCCTTATATTTTGAGACCATGAACCATTCCACAGATTTTAAAATGGATGGTAAAGGCGAAGATTTATTCTTCCTTTCTAATGGTCACATTTCTCCGGTATTTTATAGCGTACTAGCCCGTGCGGGTTATTTCGAAGTTAGCGAACTGGCTACTTTCAGAAAACTAAACTCACGTGTTCAGGGTCACCCGACAACTCATGAAGGTTTACCTGGTATCAGAATTGCTTCGGGATCTTTAGGTCAGGGTATGTCTGTAGCAATCGGTGCAGCTTTAACCAAGAAATTAAATAAAGATCATTCACTGGTTTTCAGTTTACATGGAGACGGTGAATTACAGGAAGGACAAAACTGGGAAGCAATTATGTTTGCGCCTCACAATAAAGTTGACAACCTGATTGCTACTATTGATTATAACGGACAGCAAATTGATGGTCCTACTGAAAAAGTATTATCATTAGAGAGTTTACAGGCAAAATTTGAAGCTTTCGGATGGCATGTAATCACTTCTAATGGAAATAACATGGAAGACATTGTTAAAACACTGGAATATGCCAAATCACTTACCGGTAAAGGCAGACCTATCTTAAACTTAATGAGTACACAGATGGGTCATGGAGTAGATTTCATGGTAGGTTCACATAAATGGCATGGTACTGCACCTAATGATGCACAACTGGCTTCTGCTTTAGATCAGAACAAAGAAACTTTAGGGGATTATTAA
- a CDS encoding transketolase family protein, with the protein MKKYTYSEKKDTRSGFGAGLHEAGKKNPDVVALCADLKGSLKMDAFADEFPERFIQIGIAEANMIGIAAGMTIGGKIPFTGTFANFSTGRVYDQIRQSVAYSNKNVKICASHAGLTLGEDGATHQILEDIGLMKMLPGMVVINPCDYNQTKAATIAIAEYEGPVYLRFGRPSIPVFTDPDQKFEIGKAWMVNEGTDVTIIATGHMVWKAIEAGEQLAALGIDAEIINIHTIKPLDEEAILKSLKKTGCVVTCEEHNKFGGLGESVARLLTTELPSPQEFVAVNDSFGESGTPDQLMTKYGLDTINIVEAAQKVIKRKK; encoded by the coding sequence ATGAAAAAATATACATATTCAGAAAAGAAAGATACCCGTTCTGGTTTTGGTGCTGGTTTACATGAAGCCGGCAAGAAAAATCCGGATGTGGTTGCCCTTTGTGCAGATCTGAAAGGTTCCCTGAAAATGGATGCCTTCGCAGATGAATTTCCTGAGAGATTTATTCAGATAGGAATTGCTGAGGCAAATATGATCGGTATAGCAGCTGGAATGACTATCGGAGGAAAGATTCCTTTCACCGGTACTTTTGCCAACTTCTCTACTGGAAGAGTTTATGACCAGATCAGACAATCTGTAGCTTATTCAAATAAAAATGTTAAAATCTGTGCTTCTCATGCTGGTTTAACTTTAGGAGAAGATGGTGCTACTCACCAGATCCTGGAAGATATAGGTCTGATGAAAATGTTGCCTGGTATGGTAGTGATCAATCCTTGTGATTACAATCAGACTAAAGCAGCAACAATTGCCATTGCTGAATATGAAGGACCTGTATACCTGCGTTTCGGCAGACCAAGCATTCCTGTTTTTACTGATCCTGATCAGAAATTTGAAATTGGTAAAGCATGGATGGTTAACGAAGGTACTGATGTAACTATCATTGCAACCGGACACATGGTTTGGAAAGCTATTGAAGCTGGTGAGCAGTTAGCTGCACTTGGAATCGATGCAGAAATTATAAACATTCACACTATTAAACCGTTAGATGAAGAGGCTATTTTAAAGTCACTTAAAAAAACAGGCTGTGTGGTTACCTGCGAAGAGCATAATAAATTTGGTGGCTTAGGCGAAAGTGTTGCACGTCTGTTAACAACAGAGCTTCCTTCTCCGCAAGAGTTTGTAGCTGTAAATGATAGTTTTGGTGAAAGCGGAACACCTGATCAGCTGATGACTAAATATGGTCTGGATACAATTAACATTGTTGAAGCGGCTCAGAAAGTAATCAAAAGAAAAAAATAA
- a CDS encoding RNA polymerase sigma factor, with the protein MKQVEDDEILAKFSVESTRNEAFNLLVIKYQEKIYWHIRRLVIDHDDADDLVQEVFIKVWKNLSKFRNDSKLYTWIYRIATNDCITFLNKKKQRNNIPLDDVSDELSESLIASSYFNGDKIQMKLQQALLILPEKQRLIFNMKYYDELKYEEISEILGTSVGALKASFHIAVKKIEVFMLNDDITF; encoded by the coding sequence ATGAAGCAGGTTGAAGATGATGAAATTTTAGCAAAGTTCTCTGTAGAGAGCACGCGTAATGAAGCCTTTAACCTGCTTGTTATCAAATATCAGGAAAAGATCTACTGGCATATCCGCCGTCTGGTGATTGATCATGATGATGCGGATGATCTGGTTCAGGAGGTCTTCATTAAGGTTTGGAAAAACCTGTCCAAATTCAGAAATGATTCCAAACTTTATACCTGGATCTACAGGATTGCGACCAACGACTGTATCACTTTCTTAAATAAGAAAAAACAGCGCAACAATATTCCCCTGGATGATGTTTCTGATGAACTATCAGAAAGTTTAATTGCCTCTTCTTACTTTAACGGCGATAAAATCCAGATGAAATTACAGCAGGCCCTGCTCATCCTTCCGGAAAAACAAAGGCTGATATTTAATATGAAATATTATGATGAACTCAAGTATGAAGAAATTTCTGAAATACTGGGTACTTCAGTAGGTGCATTAAAAGCCTCATTTCACATTGCAGTAAAAAAAATAGAAGTTTTTATGCTAAATGATGACATTACCTTTTAA
- a CDS encoding DUF58 domain-containing protein yields MASFTNQSEYQFNSNLELLARQVVEGFITGLHKSPFHGFSVEFAEHRAYNSGDNVRNIDWKLYARTDKLYTKRYEEETNLRCQFVIDTSSSMYFPQGGYNKLTFSVQAVAALIELLKKQRDAFGLSLFTDQLILNTPARSTTVHQKYLFTHLEDVLKAPGMNVGTGLERSLHQVAESVHQRSMVVIFTDLLTAGPEDTNQEALFSALQHLKFNKHEVIIFNVTDKAKEVNFNFENRPYQFVDLETGELIKANAATVKEAYLKSFGDYRKMLMLKCAQYKIDMVDADIAAGFSAVLAAYLIKRQKMN; encoded by the coding sequence ATGGCCTCCTTTACCAATCAATCTGAATATCAGTTTAACAGTAATCTGGAATTACTCGCCAGGCAGGTAGTGGAAGGATTTATCACTGGTTTGCATAAAAGCCCATTTCATGGATTCTCTGTAGAATTTGCAGAGCACAGGGCCTATAACAGCGGAGATAATGTCAGAAACATTGACTGGAAACTATATGCCAGAACAGATAAGCTATATACCAAAAGGTACGAAGAAGAAACAAATCTGCGCTGCCAGTTTGTAATTGATACCTCCTCTTCTATGTATTTCCCTCAGGGTGGTTATAATAAGCTGACCTTTTCAGTACAGGCGGTTGCCGCATTGATTGAGCTGCTTAAAAAACAAAGAGATGCCTTTGGTCTGAGCCTGTTTACCGACCAGCTGATATTAAATACACCGGCAAGATCAACAACAGTGCATCAGAAATATTTATTTACGCATCTGGAAGATGTGTTAAAGGCACCTGGGATGAACGTAGGGACAGGATTGGAACGTTCGCTACATCAGGTAGCAGAATCTGTTCATCAACGCTCTATGGTCGTTATTTTTACTGATCTGCTAACCGCGGGCCCTGAAGATACCAATCAGGAAGCTTTATTTTCCGCTTTGCAGCATTTGAAATTTAACAAACATGAAGTGATCATTTTTAATGTCACTGATAAGGCTAAAGAAGTGAACTTCAATTTTGAGAACAGGCCATATCAGTTTGTTGATCTGGAAACCGGTGAATTGATAAAGGCAAATGCCGCCACGGTCAAAGAAGCTTATTTGAAATCTTTTGGAGATTATCGTAAAATGCTGATGCTGAAATGTGCCCAGTATAAAATAGACATGGTTGATGCAGATATAGCGGCTGGTTTTTCAGCCGTACTGGCGGCTTATCTGATCAAAAGACAGAAGATGAATTAA
- the trxA gene encoding thioredoxin codes for MAIEITDANFEEVVLKSDKPVLVDFWAEWCGPCRMVGPVVDEISKEYEGKAVVGKVNVDNNPQISTQFGIRNIPALLFFKNGEVVDKQVGAVPKSVLSGKLDKQL; via the coding sequence ATGGCTATAGAAATCACAGACGCAAACTTCGAGGAAGTTGTGTTGAAATCAGATAAACCCGTTTTAGTAGACTTTTGGGCAGAATGGTGTGGTCCATGTCGCATGGTAGGTCCGGTAGTAGACGAGATCTCAAAAGAATACGAAGGAAAAGCAGTAGTGGGTAAAGTAAATGTGGATAACAACCCGCAGATTTCTACTCAGTTCGGTATCCGTAATATCCCTGCGTTATTATTCTTTAAAAATGGTGAAGTAGTTGATAAACAAGTTGGTGCAGTTCCAAAATCAGTATTGTCTGGTAAACTGGATAAACAATTATAA
- the dnaE gene encoding DNA polymerase III subunit alpha — MYLIFDTETTGLPANYNAPVSDTNNWPRCIQIAWQLHDALGNLVEHQDYLVKPDGFNIPYDAERIHGISTELAAEQGIDIREALDKFNIALSKAKFIVGQNIGFDVNIMGSEFYRMGVESPMAQMPVLDTCTEVTANLLKIPGGRGGRFKLPTLTELHSYLFGVPFAEAHNATADVEATTRCFLQLLKMEVFTPDQLQADQEYIRSFIAHQPAVIPSAGIQHINLKAASDEIRKRQAKAEGPGVSRQTLKDNQQELKDATFVHLHNHTQFSVLQSTINIPGLIAAAAADKMPAVAMTDHANMMGAFHFVNQVLNHNKGVEARNSAAAEKGEEPSEVPITPIVGCEFFVCENHLDKSRKDNGYQIVFLAKNKTGYHNLAKMSSIAYTKGFYYVPRIDREVIEQYKEDIIVLSGNLYGEISSKVLNMGENQAEEALIWWKSLFGSDFYMEIMRHSQDDENVVNKTLISLAQKHDVKLIATNNTYYINKKDANAHDILLCVKDAEKQATPIGRGRGYRYGLPNQEYYFKSSEEMKKLFADLPEAILNIQEIVDKIQTYKLAREVLLPKFDIPEQFLVAEDEQDGGKRGENKFLRHLTYVGAEKRYGELTPEIIERLDFELQTIEKTGYPGYFLIVQDFIREARNLDVSVGPGRGSAAGSVVAYCLWITNIDPIKYDLLFERFLNPDRVSMPDIDIDFDDEGRGRVMDYVIKKYGANQVAQIITYGTMAAKSSIKDTARVLDLPLFEADKIAKLIPNLKLAKIFNLDEKSLRGALRADEYEKVVELKDIADSKSLSAETIQQARILEGSLRNTGIHACGVIITPDDITNYVPVAMAKDSDLYVTQFDNSVVESAGLLKMDFLGLKTLTLIKDTVKLVRLRTGIQLDPDDFPIDDVRTYELFQRGETIGIFQYESTGMQKYMKELKPTVFGDLIAMNALYRPGPLEYIPSFVRRKNGEEEIKYDLDACEEYLKETYGITVYQEQVMLLSQKLAGFTKGEADVLRKAMGKKQKDVLDKMKPKFVAQAAEKGHSPAILEKIWKDWEAFASYAFNKSHSTCYAWIAYQTAYLKAHYPAEYMAAVLTNNMSDIKQVAFFMEECKQMGVQVLGPDVNESILKFSVNPQGEVRFGLSGIKGVGEKAVESIIEERNSNGFYQSIYDFARRSNTRTVNKKAYESFVYSGAFDSFGFHRAQFFFIGINDKLNGIEKLIKYSNDFQNSESSAQSSLFGGTVADMINEPTLPVANEWTLIDRLKYEKDAIGIFLSGHPLDNYKLELKEFCQHSVRHLSIVNKIRMGDTNEDVLAEFEQIKNRELVVGGLVVISAQRMTKTGKPFGTIVFEDYNDSCELALFGEDFVKFKQFMTDGYFLQIRGRVGERFRKEGDWEFKITSIALLSDLRDKLAKSLTIQIPIHGINDQIIAQILAMIEENKENTEQQNCQLNFTIYDREQNVSLDLPAKSLKVNPDNQFLDQLKALNVVNYKLN, encoded by the coding sequence ATGTATTTAATTTTTGATACCGAAACTACAGGTCTGCCGGCCAATTATAATGCACCCGTATCCGATACCAATAATTGGCCCAGGTGTATTCAGATTGCCTGGCAGTTACATGATGCGTTAGGAAACCTGGTTGAACACCAGGACTATCTGGTTAAACCCGATGGATTTAATATTCCGTATGATGCAGAACGTATACACGGTATCTCTACAGAGCTTGCTGCGGAACAAGGTATTGATATCCGGGAAGCCCTGGATAAATTCAACATTGCCCTTTCCAAAGCAAAATTCATAGTAGGACAGAATATTGGCTTTGATGTCAATATTATGGGGTCTGAGTTTTACCGGATGGGCGTAGAAAGCCCGATGGCTCAAATGCCGGTTCTGGATACCTGTACAGAAGTTACCGCTAACTTACTGAAGATTCCCGGAGGCAGAGGTGGCAGATTTAAATTGCCAACCCTGACCGAATTACACAGTTATTTATTTGGAGTTCCATTTGCCGAGGCCCATAATGCAACGGCGGATGTTGAAGCAACCACCCGTTGTTTCCTTCAGTTACTGAAAATGGAAGTTTTTACTCCCGATCAGCTTCAGGCCGATCAGGAGTATATCCGTTCATTTATAGCCCATCAGCCGGCTGTTATACCCAGTGCAGGTATTCAGCATATCAATCTTAAAGCCGCTTCTGATGAAATCCGGAAAAGACAGGCCAAAGCTGAAGGGCCCGGTGTTTCCAGACAAACTTTAAAAGACAATCAGCAGGAGCTTAAAGATGCGACTTTTGTTCACCTGCACAACCATACGCAATTTTCGGTATTACAGTCTACAATCAATATTCCAGGTTTGATAGCTGCGGCAGCGGCCGATAAAATGCCTGCAGTAGCGATGACAGATCATGCCAATATGATGGGTGCCTTTCACTTTGTGAATCAGGTGCTTAATCATAACAAAGGAGTTGAAGCCAGGAATAGTGCAGCAGCAGAAAAAGGAGAGGAACCTTCAGAAGTTCCGATTACTCCCATAGTAGGCTGTGAGTTTTTTGTCTGTGAAAACCATCTGGATAAATCCCGTAAAGACAACGGGTATCAGATCGTGTTTCTGGCCAAAAATAAGACCGGTTATCACAATCTGGCCAAGATGTCTTCCATTGCCTATACCAAAGGATTTTACTATGTCCCAAGGATAGACAGGGAGGTTATAGAACAATATAAAGAAGACATTATTGTGCTTTCAGGAAACCTGTATGGTGAGATATCCAGTAAGGTGCTGAATATGGGAGAAAACCAGGCAGAAGAAGCTTTAATCTGGTGGAAGTCACTGTTCGGTTCTGATTTTTATATGGAGATTATGCGCCATAGTCAGGATGACGAAAATGTCGTGAACAAGACGCTGATCTCTCTGGCCCAGAAACATGATGTTAAGCTGATTGCGACCAACAATACCTATTATATCAATAAAAAGGACGCCAATGCACATGACATTTTATTATGTGTGAAAGATGCTGAAAAGCAGGCAACTCCTATAGGCAGAGGCAGGGGCTACCGTTACGGTTTGCCCAATCAGGAATATTATTTCAAATCTTCTGAAGAGATGAAAAAGCTGTTTGCGGATCTTCCGGAAGCAATTTTGAATATTCAGGAAATTGTAGACAAAATACAGACCTATAAACTGGCCAGAGAAGTTCTCTTACCTAAATTTGATATTCCAGAACAATTTCTGGTTGCAGAAGATGAGCAGGATGGAGGAAAAAGAGGAGAAAACAAATTTCTGCGTCATCTTACCTACGTAGGCGCAGAGAAAAGATACGGGGAGCTGACTCCCGAAATTATAGAACGTCTGGATTTTGAGCTTCAGACAATAGAAAAAACAGGTTATCCCGGATACTTCCTGATTGTACAGGATTTTATCAGGGAAGCCAGAAACCTGGATGTTTCCGTTGGCCCCGGACGTGGTTCTGCTGCGGGTTCAGTAGTTGCTTATTGTTTGTGGATTACCAATATCGATCCAATCAAGTACGACCTCCTGTTTGAGCGTTTCCTGAATCCTGACCGTGTATCCATGCCCGATATTGATATCGACTTTGATGATGAGGGCAGGGGCCGTGTAATGGACTACGTAATCAAAAAATACGGTGCAAACCAGGTTGCACAGATCATTACCTATGGTACAATGGCGGCCAAATCTTCTATTAAAGATACTGCCCGTGTACTGGATCTGCCTCTTTTTGAAGCAGATAAAATAGCCAAGCTTATTCCCAATCTGAAACTCGCTAAAATATTTAACCTCGATGAAAAATCACTCAGAGGAGCCTTGCGTGCAGATGAATATGAGAAGGTGGTTGAGCTTAAAGATATAGCAGATTCAAAAAGTCTGAGTGCTGAAACTATACAGCAGGCCAGAATACTGGAAGGCTCGCTGAGAAATACAGGTATCCATGCCTGCGGAGTAATTATTACTCCGGATGACATTACCAATTATGTTCCTGTGGCTATGGCCAAGGATTCAGATTTGTATGTAACACAGTTTGATAACTCGGTAGTAGAAAGCGCCGGGTTGCTGAAAATGGACTTCCTGGGGTTAAAAACGTTAACCCTGATCAAGGATACCGTTAAGCTGGTACGTTTAAGGACAGGTATCCAGCTTGATCCTGATGATTTCCCTATTGACGATGTCAGGACTTATGAGTTGTTCCAGCGCGGAGAAACGATTGGTATTTTCCAGTATGAGTCTACCGGGATGCAGAAATACATGAAAGAATTAAAGCCTACCGTATTTGGAGATTTAATTGCCATGAACGCATTGTATCGTCCAGGACCTCTGGAGTATATCCCGAGTTTTGTCCGCAGGAAAAATGGGGAAGAAGAAATAAAGTACGATCTGGATGCCTGCGAAGAATATCTGAAAGAAACTTACGGAATTACCGTATACCAGGAGCAGGTGATGCTTTTATCGCAGAAGCTTGCCGGTTTTACTAAAGGTGAGGCCGACGTTCTGCGTAAGGCTATGGGTAAGAAACAGAAAGACGTTCTGGATAAGATGAAGCCTAAATTTGTTGCCCAGGCAGCAGAAAAAGGACATTCTCCGGCTATTTTAGAAAAGATATGGAAAGACTGGGAAGCTTTTGCTTCTTATGCCTTCAATAAGTCTCACTCTACCTGTTACGCGTGGATTGCCTATCAGACCGCTTATCTGAAAGCACATTACCCTGCCGAATATATGGCTGCGGTACTGACTAATAATATGAGCGATATTAAGCAGGTGGCCTTTTTTATGGAAGAATGTAAACAGATGGGCGTACAGGTATTGGGCCCGGATGTGAACGAATCCATTCTTAAGTTCTCTGTAAATCCGCAGGGAGAAGTACGTTTCGGGCTTTCAGGAATTAAAGGCGTTGGAGAAAAGGCGGTAGAAAGTATTATCGAAGAACGTAACAGCAATGGATTTTACCAAAGTATTTATGACTTTGCCAGACGCTCCAATACCAGGACGGTCAATAAGAAAGCCTATGAAAGTTTTGTTTATAGCGGGGCTTTCGACAGTTTTGGATTTCACCGGGCACAGTTCTTTTTTATTGGTATAAATGATAAGCTCAATGGTATCGAAAAGCTGATCAAGTATTCAAATGATTTTCAGAATAGTGAATCTTCTGCACAATCATCTCTTTTTGGAGGTACAGTAGCAGATATGATTAATGAGCCAACTTTACCGGTTGCTAATGAATGGACGCTGATTGACAGATTAAAATATGAGAAGGATGCCATAGGAATTTTCCTGAGCGGGCACCCGCTGGATAATTATAAATTAGAGCTGAAAGAATTTTGCCAGCACAGTGTCCGTCACCTGTCTATCGTGAATAAAATACGGATGGGTGATACCAATGAAGACGTATTGGCAGAGTTTGAGCAAATCAAAAACAGGGAGCTGGTAGTAGGCGGGCTGGTTGTTATTTCTGCTCAGCGAATGACTAAAACCGGAAAACCATTTGGGACCATTGTTTTTGAAGATTATAATGACAGTTGTGAGCTGGCCTTATTCGGAGAAGACTTTGTCAAATTCAAGCAGTTTATGACTGATGGTTATTTTCTGCAGATCCGCGGCAGGGTGGGTGAAAGATTCCGTAAAGAAGGAGACTGGGAGTTTAAGATCACTTCTATAGCCCTATTGTCTGATTTAAGAGATAAACTGGCTAAAAGTCTGACTATACAGATCCCGATTCATGGAATCAATGATCAGATTATTGCGCAGATTCTGGCTATGATTGAAGAAAACAAAGAAAATACAGAGCAGCAGAACTGTCAATTGAATTTTACGATATACGACAGAGAGCAGAATGTTTCTCTTGATCTTCCTGCTAAGTCGCTGAAAGTCAATCCTGATAACCAGTTTCTGGATCAGTTGAAAGCCTTGAATGTGGTGAATTATAAGTTGAACTAA
- a CDS encoding lipocalin family protein: protein MLENKPVEKVDIMSYAGKWYSLYSIPAFMDKNWNETTETYVIHPDGYYAVFTTYKLPGDKETKYVRSKLIVVRGTNNAKLKAQFVWPLKVDYWVIELGEDYSYVVVGHPKHKHLSIMSRKPELPAALLDEIIGRCQEKGYDITKLVSQQHKAAVNKGHAHSS from the coding sequence ATGTTAGAGAATAAGCCTGTTGAAAAAGTTGATATAATGTCTTACGCAGGTAAATGGTATTCACTATATTCAATACCCGCCTTTATGGACAAAAACTGGAATGAGACCACTGAAACCTATGTGATTCATCCGGATGGCTATTATGCTGTCTTTACCACCTATAAATTGCCGGGAGATAAAGAAACAAAATACGTAAGGTCAAAACTTATCGTCGTCAGGGGAACAAATAATGCGAAACTCAAAGCACAGTTTGTATGGCCGTTAAAGGTCGATTACTGGGTTATAGAGCTTGGAGAAGATTATTCTTACGTAGTTGTCGGGCATCCAAAACACAAGCACCTTTCCATTATGTCGCGTAAGCCGGAATTGCCCGCAGCGCTGCTGGATGAAATTATCGGCCGCTGCCAGGAAAAAGGTTATGATATTACAAAACTTGTCTCACAGCAACATAAAGCAGCAGTGAATAAGGGACATGCGCACTCTTCCTGA
- the mdh gene encoding malate dehydrogenase, with the protein MKITVVGAGAVGATCADNIARKELAEELVLLDIKEGFAEGKAIDMMQTAALLGFNTKITGVTNDYSRTAGSAVAVITSGLPRKPGMTREELIGINAGIVKGVAENILKFSPDAIIIVISNPMDTMTYLSLKSLGLPKNRIIGMGGTLDSARFKYYLSVALNCNSNDLQGFVIGGHGDTTMIPLTRYATYQSLPVTDILSADVLAKVAADTMVGGATLTGLLGTSAWYAPGAAGAALVESIVRDEKKLFTCCVALDGEYGQSDICLGVPVIVGRNGWEKIIDYNLNEEEKAAFNKSADAVRAMNNVLKEMKLI; encoded by the coding sequence ATGAAGATAACAGTTGTTGGTGCAGGAGCAGTTGGTGCTACCTGTGCAGATAATATTGCCAGAAAAGAATTAGCAGAAGAACTAGTTCTGTTAGATATCAAAGAAGGCTTTGCCGAAGGTAAAGCGATAGACATGATGCAGACTGCCGCACTTTTGGGTTTTAACACAAAAATCACTGGTGTAACTAATGACTATAGCAGAACTGCTGGTTCTGCGGTAGCTGTAATTACTTCGGGGCTTCCGCGTAAACCGGGGATGACCCGCGAAGAATTGATTGGCATCAATGCGGGTATTGTTAAAGGCGTTGCTGAAAATATATTAAAATTCTCTCCTGATGCGATTATTATCGTGATCAGTAATCCAATGGATACAATGACTTATTTGTCTCTTAAATCACTGGGGCTGCCTAAAAACAGAATCATTGGTATGGGTGGTACGTTGGACAGTGCAAGATTTAAGTATTACCTGAGTGTTGCTTTAAACTGTAATTCAAACGACCTTCAGGGCTTTGTAATTGGCGGTCATGGTGATACTACGATGATTCCGTTAACCCGTTATGCTACTTATCAGAGCTTACCGGTAACGGATATTTTATCTGCTGATGTACTGGCTAAAGTTGCTGCTGACACTATGGTGGGTGGTGCAACACTGACAGGTTTACTGGGTACTTCTGCCTGGTACGCGCCTGGTGCTGCCGGTGCTGCGCTTGTGGAAAGCATAGTTCGTGATGAGAAAAAACTGTTTACCTGTTGTGTAGCGCTTGATGGCGAATATGGCCAGAGTGATATCTGCCTGGGTGTTCCTGTAATTGTAGGTCGTAATGGCTGGGAAAAAATTATAGATTACAATCTGAATGAAGAAGAAAAAGCGGCATTTAATAAAAGTGCTGATGCGGTCAGAGCAATGAATAATGTGCTTAAAGAAATGAAGCTTATTTAA
- a CDS encoding retropepsin-like aspartic protease translates to MRTIAVPLTLINLNDDGFHLLVEIVVFGEKHWAVVDTGASRSVFNKTFIEQNSDNIVIPDMGDTNATTLFTTSSTIQAVIPKLKIGKLIIKSYPAVALDLETVNDAYVLMGHPKIAAIIGSDIFHKYQAKINYKKLKILFYPKPG, encoded by the coding sequence ATGCGCACAATTGCAGTCCCTCTTACTTTAATAAACTTAAATGATGACGGTTTCCACCTCTTGGTGGAAATCGTTGTTTTTGGAGAGAAACACTGGGCCGTAGTGGACACTGGTGCTTCAAGATCTGTATTTAACAAAACGTTCATTGAACAGAACAGCGACAACATTGTTATTCCTGATATGGGAGACACCAATGCAACTACGCTGTTTACCACCTCAAGTACTATACAGGCCGTTATTCCAAAACTAAAAATCGGTAAACTGATTATTAAATCCTATCCTGCGGTAGCACTGGATCTGGAAACGGTGAATGATGCCTATGTATTAATGGGGCATCCCAAAATTGCTGCGATTATTGGAAGTGATATCTTTCACAAATACCAGGCAAAAATCAATTATAAAAAGCTAAAGATTCTATTTTATCCGAAACCAGGCTAA